One Aegilops tauschii subsp. strangulata cultivar AL8/78 chromosome 7, Aet v6.0, whole genome shotgun sequence genomic window carries:
- the LOC109735849 gene encoding probable serine/threonine-protein kinase PBL7, whose protein sequence is MASRLASCFPCLSTRKKEVPPSPPAYPRSRNPSAPQTFSFEEIAAATSNFSDDCPVVGLEGLYKGYLKSINQVVAIRLQPVIDPNASADQEIMEFLGHVLKISALRHPNLLSLIGFCAVGDHRILVHEYMPLGSLEDHLHDPSPGKSPLDWNTRMTIAAGVARGLKYLHDEGFVYPCMRSRDIFLGDGYHPKLSQYGLAEHDRLAAQLAKGWNVRFPRDITFAETWMVGKPLPESNVYGFGVVLLEMITGRRAFNDDQDAVGDRHLVQWAQPFLANVRQFELCRMADPALQGRYPSFDLRKAVAYAGLCIQERPDMRARIDTVVKVLSHLANDVDRPESSHHAAPN, encoded by the exons ATGGCTTCCAGACTCGCTAGCTGCTTCCCCTGCCTGAGCACGAGGAAGAAGGAAGTCCCCCCATCTCCTCCGGCCTATCCACGCAGCCGCAACCCTTCTGCGCCACAAACTTTCTCCTTCGAGGAGATCGCGGCGGCGACAAGTAACTTCAGCGATGACTGTCCCGTTGTTGGTTTGGAGGGTCTTTACAAAGGCTACCTCAAGAGCATCAACCAG GTCGTTGCTATAAGGCTGCAGCCTGTTATTGATCCTAATGCATCAGCAGATCAAGAGATCATGGAGTTTCTTGGCCATGTCCTAAAGATCAGCGCGCTGCGCCACCCGAACCTCCTGAGTCTGATAGGCTTCTGCGCGGTCGGTGATCACAGGATCTTGGTTCACGAGTACATGCCATTGGGTTCTCTGGAAGATCACCTCCACG ATCCATCTCCGGGCAAATCACCGCTGGACTGGAACACAAGGATGACCATTGCCGCCGGCGTGGCCAGAGGGTTGAAGTATCTGCACGATGAAGGTTTCGTCTACCCATGCATGAGAAGCCGGGACATCTTTCTCGGAGACGGCTACCACCCAAAGCTGTCCCAATATGGACTGGCGGAGCATGACCGGCTAGCTGCTCAGCTTGCCAAGGGCTGGAATGTTCGTTTCCCCAGAGATATTACTTTTGCCGAGACCTGGATGGTCGGGAAGCCGCTCCCGGAGTCGAATGTTTACGGCTTTGGCGTGGTGCTGCTGGAGATGATCACAGGGCGGAGGGCCTTCAACGACGACCAGGATGCCGTGGGAGATCGACACCTTGTCCAATGG GCCCAGCCATTCCTGGCGAACGTGCGCCAGTTCGAACTCTGCCGGATGGCAGACCCAGCGCTGCAGGGCCGATATCCGTCCTTCGACTTGCGGAAGGCCGTGGCATATGCTGGGCTGTGCATCCAAGAACGGCCCGATATGAGAGCGCGCATCGACACCGTAGTCAAGGTTCTGTCTCACCTCGCCAATGATGTTGATCGACCTGAATCATCACACCACGCGGCTCCTAATTAA